A genome region from Nocardia sp. NBC_01730 includes the following:
- a CDS encoding PH domain-containing protein produces the protein MGLIDGLMGNAGRIDPGQAQEEYAKLLGNGEQVYAAYLLVRDAMLFTNRRLILIDKQGVTGRKVSYHSVPYRAITHFSVETAGTFDLDAELAIWIAGTDEPLLKRFNRQVDIYEVQGILSHFVAV, from the coding sequence ATGGGTCTAATCGACGGACTGATGGGCAATGCCGGACGGATCGATCCGGGCCAGGCGCAGGAGGAGTACGCCAAACTCCTCGGCAACGGTGAACAGGTCTACGCCGCGTACCTGCTGGTTCGCGACGCCATGCTGTTCACGAACCGCCGCCTGATCCTGATCGACAAGCAGGGCGTCACCGGTCGCAAGGTGAGCTACCACAGCGTCCCCTATCGTGCGATCACCCATTTCTCGGTGGAGACCGCGGGCACCTTCGATCTGGACGCCGAACTGGCGATCTGGATCGCGGGCACCGACGAGCCCCTGCTGAAAAGGTTCAACCGGCAGGTGGACATCTACGAGGTGCAGGGCATCCTGTCGCACTTCGTGGCGGTATAG
- a CDS encoding glycoside hydrolase domain-containing protein has translation MTELIDFSAALIDPQAIKDAGYAGVIGYFSDSRPGTNFGAKPLTRDYCDRLRAIGLEVVTNYQYGKGDTSDWKGGYDAGVHHARIALDYHSAAGGPGFRPLYAPVDSNPSLEEWNSQIAPFLRGWASVVGWEWTGMYGNARCIDRALEDGVARWFWQHNWSGDASINGDHPSAHIHQIRIDRDQVAGVGVDVNKVLADDYGQWSKAVTPEGGGANKPEYVELDRMGNSASSRNGARIKNFLLHTQEGNGTAESLANYLNNPGNGVSYHYTLRDRVVVDVVDTDLASWSVLDANPYTINLCFAGSRVAWSRDVWMSIRDDIRIAAWLAVQDARKYGFDTYVIAPPYQERAGISDHKYVTECLGIGTHTDVGSNFPWDVFTDDVRSFASGGSGGSEPNAINDCAAANPWLGRRITDGEIATPDGVGRFAEFEHGHIYWHPSTGAHAIPETLWEKYEELRWETGPLGYPVTDRTVLHGSDGEPSGEVQNFQGGALYRRETSERAYWVHGAIRDRWNRSGYENGPLGWPTSDEIPWDTGAYQDFEHGRVFWTPSQTLATVSVGGIDTPLHDVQA, from the coding sequence ATGACCGAGTTGATCGATTTCTCTGCCGCGCTGATCGACCCGCAGGCGATCAAGGACGCCGGATACGCGGGGGTCATCGGCTATTTCTCCGACTCCAGGCCTGGTACGAACTTCGGTGCGAAGCCGCTGACCCGCGACTACTGCGACCGGCTGCGTGCCATCGGGCTCGAGGTGGTGACCAATTATCAGTACGGCAAGGGCGATACGTCGGACTGGAAAGGGGGATACGACGCGGGCGTACATCACGCCCGAATCGCGCTCGACTACCATTCCGCTGCCGGGGGGCCGGGCTTCCGGCCGCTGTATGCGCCTGTCGACTCGAATCCTTCTCTGGAGGAGTGGAATTCACAGATAGCGCCGTTCCTGCGTGGCTGGGCCTCGGTGGTCGGCTGGGAGTGGACCGGTATGTACGGCAACGCGCGCTGCATCGATCGGGCGCTCGAGGACGGCGTCGCCAGGTGGTTCTGGCAACACAACTGGTCCGGCGATGCCTCGATCAACGGGGACCATCCCTCCGCGCACATCCACCAGATCCGCATCGACCGCGATCAGGTCGCCGGCGTTGGGGTGGACGTCAACAAGGTCCTCGCCGACGACTACGGCCAGTGGTCGAAAGCGGTTACGCCGGAAGGGGGAGGTGCGAACAAACCGGAGTACGTCGAACTCGATCGGATGGGCAACTCGGCTTCCAGCCGCAACGGTGCGCGCATCAAGAATTTCCTGTTGCACACGCAGGAGGGCAACGGGACCGCCGAGAGCTTGGCGAACTACCTCAACAACCCCGGTAACGGTGTGAGCTACCACTACACCCTCCGTGATCGTGTGGTCGTCGACGTCGTCGACACCGACCTGGCGAGCTGGTCTGTGCTGGACGCGAATCCGTACACGATCAACCTCTGCTTCGCCGGCAGTCGCGTCGCGTGGAGCCGCGACGTCTGGATGTCCATTCGCGACGACATACGGATCGCGGCGTGGCTGGCGGTGCAGGACGCCCGAAAATATGGTTTCGACACGTATGTCATCGCGCCGCCTTATCAGGAGCGCGCTGGGATCTCCGATCACAAGTATGTGACGGAGTGCCTTGGGATCGGCACGCACACGGATGTCGGATCGAATTTCCCGTGGGATGTATTCACCGACGACGTGCGGAGCTTTGCCTCCGGCGGATCGGGCGGGTCGGAGCCGAACGCGATCAACGATTGCGCCGCTGCGAATCCGTGGTTGGGCAGACGGATCACCGACGGCGAAATCGCGACTCCCGACGGCGTGGGCCGGTTCGCTGAGTTCGAGCACGGCCATATCTACTGGCACCCCTCCACCGGCGCCCACGCGATCCCGGAAACGCTATGGGAAAAATACGAGGAATTGCGCTGGGAGACCGGCCCGCTCGGTTACCCGGTCACCGACCGAACCGTGCTGCACGGGTCGGACGGTGAGCCATCGGGTGAGGTGCAGAATTTCCAGGGCGGCGCGCTCTACCGCCGGGAAACGAGTGAGCGCGCCTACTGGGTGCACGGCGCCATCCGCGACCGCTGGAATCGCTCCGGCTACGAGAACGGCCCGCTGGGATGGCCGACGAGCGACGAAATCCCTTGGGACACCGGCGCTTACCAGGATTTCGAGCACGGCAGGGTTTTCTGGACCCCGAGCCAGACGCTGGCGACGGTCTCGGTCGGGGGGATTGATACACCCCTGCACGACGTGCAGGCTTGA
- a CDS encoding pyridoxal phosphate-dependent aminotransferase — MSRESRRSTIPPFYVMDVWKAAAERARTHGDVLVLAAGQPSTPAPAPVLRATRLAIESELLGYTETFGILPIREAIAEHHRETYGYPVDPDDVVMTTGSSGAFSLIFLAAFDPGDTVVVARPGYPAYRNTLTALGCRVLELDCGAHTRFQPTAAMLEALPEPPAGLVVASPANPTGTMIAPAELAALARWCEEHGTLLISDEIYHGITYDSAGADSKTSSAWETSRESVVIGSVSKYFSMTGWRLGWMLVPSGLRPALQRLASNLTVCPPAISQYAALHAFGAEAKAELDGHVRRYAVNRRLLLDGLPKLGITDLAPADGAFYAYADIGHLTDDSRTWCTEVLDHIGVALAPGVDFDTVNGHRTVRFSFAGATEDIEAALLRLGHYLGA, encoded by the coding sequence GTGTCCAGAGAATCTCGCCGGTCGACCATTCCCCCTTTCTACGTGATGGATGTCTGGAAAGCCGCCGCGGAACGGGCCAGAACCCACGGCGACGTGCTCGTACTCGCCGCGGGCCAGCCGTCGACACCCGCGCCCGCGCCGGTGCTGCGGGCGACCCGACTCGCGATCGAATCCGAATTGCTCGGCTATACCGAGACTTTCGGCATCCTGCCGATCCGCGAGGCGATCGCCGAGCACCATCGTGAGACTTACGGCTATCCGGTCGATCCGGACGACGTGGTGATGACGACCGGCTCGTCCGGCGCGTTCTCGCTGATCTTCCTTGCCGCGTTCGACCCTGGAGACACCGTCGTGGTCGCCCGCCCCGGCTATCCGGCCTACCGCAACACCCTCACCGCGCTCGGTTGCCGCGTGCTCGAGTTGGATTGCGGCGCCCACACCAGGTTCCAGCCGACCGCCGCCATGCTCGAAGCCCTGCCGGAACCACCCGCGGGCCTGGTCGTGGCCAGCCCCGCCAACCCGACCGGCACGATGATCGCCCCCGCCGAGTTGGCCGCACTGGCCCGCTGGTGCGAGGAACACGGCACCCTGCTGATCTCCGACGAGATCTACCACGGCATCACGTACGACAGCGCCGGCGCGGACAGCAAGACCTCCTCGGCGTGGGAGACCTCGCGGGAATCGGTGGTGATCGGCTCGGTCTCCAAGTACTTCTCGATGACCGGCTGGCGACTGGGCTGGATGCTGGTGCCGAGTGGACTGCGCCCCGCGTTGCAGCGTCTGGCGTCGAATCTGACCGTCTGCCCGCCCGCCATCTCGCAGTACGCGGCGCTGCACGCGTTCGGCGCGGAGGCCAAGGCGGAGCTCGACGGGCACGTCCGGCGTTACGCGGTGAACCGGCGGTTGCTGCTGGACGGGCTGCCGAAGCTCGGCATCACCGACCTGGCTCCCGCCGATGGCGCCTTCTACGCCTACGCCGACATCGGCCATCTCACCGACGACTCCCGCACGTGGTGCACGGAAGTGCTCGACCACATCGGCGTCGCGCTCGCGCCCGGCGTCGACTTCGACACCGTGAACGGACATCGCACGGTGCGCTTCTCGTTCGCGGGAGCCACGGAGGACATCGAAGCGGCGCTGTTGCGTCTAGGGCACTATCTCGGTGCGTGA
- a CDS encoding M23 family metallopeptidase, translating into MLEKARRDGLDRVRGVGGIGVIPRDRRARVRKRFEQRLRTLFGAGDSLWARRTPAERKPDPHEMWQRRPSGEELLALVRTHKVLLAGLAAAAVFAASDTSFAGTVTDRTPAPGSAQRVAVAYPPQMQNSPPSVRRLLNAIANGERLREQAVVTAAARATLERAKAEAAAAVAGARQPWMTGSAPVQPATLPGISGFVLPARGMLTSGFGSRWGTFHNGIDIAGPLGTPIYAVANGTVIDAGPAQGFGLWVRIRHDDGSVTVYGHMYDFFVSVGERVPAGMQIARMGNRGDSTGPHLHFEVIVGGQHVDPQQWLALRGLTFG; encoded by the coding sequence ATGCTTGAGAAAGCTCGACGAGACGGGCTCGACCGAGTGCGCGGAGTGGGTGGCATCGGAGTCATTCCGCGTGATCGGCGCGCGCGGGTGCGAAAGCGTTTCGAGCAGAGACTACGCACACTGTTCGGAGCCGGGGACTCCCTGTGGGCACGGCGGACACCAGCGGAACGCAAGCCGGACCCGCACGAGATGTGGCAGCGACGGCCCAGCGGGGAGGAACTGCTCGCGCTGGTGCGCACGCACAAGGTGCTGCTGGCCGGGCTGGCCGCTGCCGCGGTGTTCGCCGCGAGCGATACGTCTTTCGCGGGGACGGTCACGGATCGCACGCCGGCACCCGGCAGTGCTCAGCGCGTCGCCGTCGCCTATCCGCCGCAGATGCAGAACAGTCCGCCATCGGTGCGCCGGTTGCTGAACGCGATCGCCAACGGTGAGCGGCTACGCGAGCAGGCGGTGGTCACCGCCGCCGCGCGAGCGACTCTCGAACGCGCCAAGGCCGAGGCGGCCGCCGCGGTCGCCGGTGCGCGCCAGCCGTGGATGACCGGAAGCGCGCCGGTGCAGCCCGCAACGCTACCGGGTATCTCCGGCTTCGTTCTGCCCGCCCGCGGCATGCTCACCTCCGGCTTCGGTTCCCGGTGGGGCACATTCCACAACGGCATCGACATCGCGGGCCCGCTCGGCACCCCGATCTACGCGGTCGCCAACGGCACGGTCATCGACGCGGGCCCGGCCCAGGGCTTCGGCCTCTGGGTGCGGATCCGGCACGACGACGGCAGCGTCACCGTGTACGGGCACATGTACGACTTCTTCGTCTCGGTTGGTGAGCGAGTGCCCGCGGGCATGCAGATCGCCCGCATGGGCAACCGTGGTGACTCGACCGGCCCGCACCTGCATTTCGAGGTGATCGTCGGCGGCCAGCACGTCGACCCGCAGCAGTGGCTGGCGTTGCGCGGTCTGACCTTCGGCTGA
- a CDS encoding HIT family protein: MNPYTIFADIVAGRAPASTVYEDDDVLAFMDIRPMTPGHLLVVPKVAARSLAELDPAIGGKLFQVGQRLAAALRASEVGCDGVNFFLADGVTAGQEVFHVHLHVIPRTPGDGFGLRGRPTSPRRADLDYLAGSIRGALAD; this comes from the coding sequence GTGAATCCGTACACGATTTTCGCCGATATCGTTGCTGGTCGAGCGCCTGCGAGCACGGTGTACGAGGACGATGATGTGCTGGCGTTCATGGACATTCGGCCGATGACGCCAGGGCATCTGCTGGTGGTGCCGAAGGTGGCGGCGCGCAGTCTCGCGGAGCTCGATCCCGCGATCGGTGGAAAGTTGTTCCAGGTGGGACAGCGACTCGCCGCGGCGCTGCGGGCCAGCGAAGTGGGGTGCGACGGAGTCAACTTCTTTCTCGCCGACGGGGTGACGGCGGGCCAGGAGGTGTTCCACGTGCACCTGCACGTCATCCCGCGGACGCCGGGCGACGGATTCGGGCTGCGCGGTCGCCCGACCAGCCCGCGCCGCGCCGACCTGGACTATCTCGCGGGCTCGATTCGCGGCGCACTAGCGGATTGA
- a CDS encoding S9 family peptidase yields MALDSGTISEPGNGTPVVAAPIAKTVPTERVHHGDLFVDEYEWLRDKENPDVIAHLEAENAYTEARTAHLDTLRDAIFDEIKARTQETDLSVPSRMGDYWYYSRSFEGKQYGVHCRCPIASDVEGIDAWTPPQLEAGTEVPGEQVLLDSNVLAEGHDFFSLGAYSFSHDGNWLAYSVDNVGDERYVLRFKDLRTGELLGDEIAGTAPGATWSLDGTHVFYQTVDESWRPDTVWRHRLGSTEPDVKVFHEPDERYWVSIGATRSEKYLMISVNSKITSEALVLESDDPEGEFRVLLPRREGVEYSAEHAVIGGEDRFLIWHNGVVDGVKAENFVLADAPVDDPSNMTLLLGHRDDVRLEEVDPFRDHLVLSYRREALTRIAVWPLTESGYGERRELAFDLELFAVGMGSNPEWAQPTLRIGLTSFITPMRVFDYVPATGDLLLRKEQPVLGGFDANDYEQHRDWAMAEDGTRIPISLVRKKDAAADAPKPLLLYGYGSYEASIDPSFSVSSLSLLDRGMVFAVAHVRGGGEMGRLWYENGKTLTKRNTFTDFVSCARHLVDTGITAADRMVADGGSAGGLLVGTVANLAPELFAGILTNVPFVDPLTSILDPSLPLTVIEWDEWGNPLADKDVYEYMKSYSPYENVVSKDYPAILAITSLNDTRVLYVEPAKWVAKLRATKTGDAPLLLKTEMSAGHGGVSGRYEKWKEVAFEYAWVLDTVGLAGA; encoded by the coding sequence ATGGCTCTCGACAGCGGAACGATCTCCGAACCCGGCAACGGCACTCCCGTCGTAGCGGCGCCGATCGCCAAGACGGTCCCCACCGAGCGGGTGCACCACGGCGACCTGTTCGTCGACGAGTACGAGTGGCTGCGGGACAAGGAGAACCCCGACGTCATCGCCCACCTGGAGGCGGAGAACGCCTACACCGAGGCGCGGACCGCGCACCTGGACACGCTGCGCGACGCGATCTTCGACGAGATCAAGGCGCGCACCCAGGAGACCGATCTGTCCGTGCCGTCCCGCATGGGCGACTACTGGTATTACTCGCGCAGCTTCGAAGGCAAGCAGTACGGCGTGCACTGCCGGTGTCCGATCGCCTCCGACGTCGAGGGCATCGACGCGTGGACGCCGCCGCAGCTGGAAGCGGGAACCGAGGTTCCGGGGGAACAGGTGCTGCTCGACAGCAACGTGCTGGCCGAGGGCCACGACTTCTTCTCGCTCGGCGCGTACTCGTTCAGCCACGATGGCAATTGGCTCGCCTATTCGGTGGACAACGTCGGCGACGAGCGCTACGTGCTGCGGTTCAAGGACCTGCGCACCGGCGAGTTGCTCGGCGACGAGATCGCCGGCACCGCGCCGGGCGCTACCTGGTCGCTGGACGGCACGCATGTCTTCTACCAGACGGTCGACGAGTCGTGGCGACCCGACACCGTGTGGCGGCACCGGCTCGGCAGCACGGAGCCCGATGTCAAGGTGTTCCACGAGCCAGACGAGCGGTATTGGGTGAGCATCGGCGCGACCCGCTCGGAGAAATACCTGATGATCTCGGTCAACTCGAAGATCACCAGCGAGGCCTTGGTACTCGAATCCGATGATCCCGAGGGCGAATTCCGCGTGCTGCTGCCGCGCCGCGAGGGCGTCGAGTATTCCGCGGAGCACGCCGTGATCGGCGGCGAGGACCGGTTCCTGATCTGGCACAACGGCGTCGTGGACGGGGTGAAGGCGGAGAACTTCGTCCTCGCCGACGCGCCGGTCGACGACCCGTCGAACATGACGCTGCTGCTCGGACACCGCGACGACGTGCGGCTCGAGGAGGTCGACCCGTTCCGCGATCACCTGGTGCTCAGCTACCGGCGCGAGGCGCTGACCCGGATCGCGGTGTGGCCACTGACCGAATCCGGCTATGGCGAGCGCCGCGAACTCGCGTTCGACCTGGAACTCTTCGCGGTCGGCATGGGCTCCAACCCGGAATGGGCTCAGCCCACCCTGCGCATCGGCCTGACCTCGTTCATCACACCGATGCGGGTGTTCGACTACGTCCCCGCGACCGGCGATCTGCTGCTGCGCAAAGAGCAGCCAGTGCTCGGCGGTTTCGACGCAAACGACTATGAACAGCACCGGGACTGGGCGATGGCCGAGGACGGCACCCGGATTCCCATCTCGCTGGTGCGGAAGAAGGACGCCGCGGCCGATGCGCCGAAACCATTGCTGCTCTACGGTTACGGCTCCTACGAGGCGAGCATCGACCCCTCGTTCTCGGTCTCGTCCCTGTCGCTGCTGGACCGCGGCATGGTTTTCGCGGTCGCGCATGTGCGCGGCGGCGGTGAGATGGGCAGGCTCTGGTACGAGAACGGCAAGACGCTCACCAAGAGGAACACCTTCACCGACTTCGTTTCCTGCGCACGGCATCTCGTCGACACCGGCATCACCGCGGCGGACCGGATGGTCGCCGACGGAGGTAGTGCTGGCGGTCTGCTCGTCGGCACGGTGGCGAACCTGGCGCCCGAGCTGTTCGCGGGCATCCTGACCAACGTCCCGTTCGTCGATCCGCTCACCTCGATCCTCGACCCGTCGCTCCCGCTGACCGTCATCGAATGGGACGAGTGGGGAAACCCGCTGGCGGACAAGGACGTCTACGAGTACATGAAGTCCTACTCGCCGTACGAAAACGTCGTGTCCAAGGACTACCCGGCGATCCTGGCCATCACCAGTCTGAACGATACCCGTGTGCTCTACGTCGAGCCCGCGAAGTGGGTCGCCAAGCTGCGTGCCACCAAGACCGGCGACGCGCCGCTGCTGCTCAAGACGGAGATGAGCGCAGGGCACGGCGGCGTCAGCGGGCGCTACGAGAAGTGGAAGGAAGTGGCGTTCGAGTACGCCTGGGTGCTCGACACCGTGGGGCTCGCCGGCGCGTAG
- the purB gene encoding adenylosuccinate lyase has translation MTLVPNVLATRYASPELVHLWSPEYKIVLERRLWLEVLRAQSELGIEVPEGVVADYERVLDQVDIASIAERERVTRHDVKARIEEFNALAGHEHVHKGMTSRDLTENVEQLQIRLSLEHVHAHGVAIAARLAERAAEYQTLVMAGRSHNVAAQATTLGKRFASAADELLIALTRLRELIDRYPLRGIKGPMGTAQDMLDLLGGDPAKLARMEQQVARHLGFATVLTSVGQVYPRSLDHDVLSALVQVGAGPSSFAHTIRLMAGHELVTEGFQPGQVGSSAMPHKMNTRSCERVNGLQVVLRGYASMAAELAGAQWNEGDVFCSVVRRVALPDAFFAIDGMMETFLTVLAEFGAYPAVVSRELDRYLPFLATTRILMAAVRTGVGRETAHEVIKEHAVAVALAMREQGREPDLLDRLAGDSRLPLDRAALDAALSDKSAFVGASDAQVADVVGQVQKLVDRYPDAARYTPSPIL, from the coding sequence GTGACTCTCGTCCCCAACGTCCTCGCCACCCGTTACGCCAGCCCCGAGTTGGTGCACCTGTGGTCGCCGGAATACAAGATCGTGCTCGAGCGGCGGTTGTGGCTGGAGGTGTTGCGGGCGCAGTCCGAACTGGGCATCGAGGTGCCCGAGGGTGTCGTCGCCGACTACGAGCGGGTGCTTGACCAGGTCGATATCGCTTCGATCGCCGAACGCGAGCGGGTCACTCGCCACGACGTGAAGGCCCGCATCGAGGAGTTCAACGCTCTTGCCGGACATGAGCATGTGCACAAGGGCATGACCAGCCGCGATCTCACCGAGAACGTGGAGCAGTTGCAGATCCGGCTTTCGCTCGAGCATGTGCACGCGCACGGTGTCGCGATCGCCGCGCGGTTGGCCGAACGCGCCGCCGAATATCAGACGCTGGTGATGGCGGGCCGCTCGCACAATGTCGCCGCCCAGGCCACCACTCTCGGCAAGCGGTTCGCCTCCGCCGCCGACGAACTGCTGATCGCGCTGACCCGGCTGCGTGAGTTGATCGACCGCTACCCGCTGCGCGGGATCAAGGGCCCGATGGGCACCGCGCAGGACATGCTCGACCTGCTCGGCGGCGACCCGGCCAAGCTGGCGCGGATGGAGCAGCAGGTGGCCAGGCATCTCGGGTTCGCCACCGTGCTCACCAGCGTCGGCCAGGTGTATCCGCGTTCGCTCGACCACGACGTGCTCTCCGCCCTGGTGCAGGTCGGCGCCGGTCCCTCGTCGTTCGCGCACACCATCCGACTCATGGCCGGGCACGAGCTGGTCACCGAGGGCTTCCAGCCGGGGCAGGTGGGCAGCTCGGCGATGCCGCACAAGATGAACACCCGCTCCTGTGAGCGGGTCAACGGCCTGCAGGTGGTGCTGCGCGGCTACGCCTCGATGGCGGCCGAGCTGGCGGGCGCGCAGTGGAACGAGGGCGATGTGTTCTGCTCGGTGGTGCGCCGCGTCGCGCTACCGGACGCCTTCTTCGCCATCGACGGGATGATGGAAACGTTCCTCACCGTCCTCGCCGAGTTCGGCGCCTACCCAGCCGTCGTTTCCCGCGAGCTGGACCGCTACCTGCCCTTCCTCGCCACCACTCGCATCCTCATGGCGGCGGTCCGCACCGGCGTCGGCCGCGAAACCGCGCACGAGGTCATCAAGGAGCACGCTGTCGCTGTCGCCCTCGCCATGCGGGAGCAGGGCCGCGAGCCCGACCTCTTGGACCGTTTGGCCGGCGACAGCCGCCTCCCGCTCGACCGAGCTGCCCTCGACGCCGCGCTGTCCGACAAGTCCGCCTTCGTCGGCGCCTCCGACGCCCAGGTTGCCGACGTAGTGGGCCAGGTTCAGAAACTGGTCGACCGCTATCCCGACGCGGCTCGCTACACGCCGTCTCCAATCCTGTAG
- a CDS encoding TetR/AcrR family transcriptional regulator has protein sequence MITATTPKGERRRQALVSAAAELLLEGGFDAVRHRSVATRADLPLASTTYYFDSLDDLIARAVEFSGDAELDAMRRRVGEVSHRRRGAEATVDLVLDLLVGTDGPDEIARGHLIARYERSVASARHPELREVQLRLRAQLDELLADVLRRSDRMVRPEQLRRLVAVVDGAVVAALTEMDPEPRRMARGALLEVIDVVAPATPQQVDRFRALD, from the coding sequence GTGATCACCGCGACGACCCCGAAAGGCGAACGGCGTCGCCAGGCGCTGGTATCAGCTGCCGCCGAGTTGCTGCTCGAAGGCGGATTCGACGCGGTGCGGCATCGCTCGGTCGCGACGCGCGCTGACCTACCTCTGGCGTCCACCACCTACTACTTCGACTCCTTGGACGATCTGATCGCGCGGGCGGTCGAGTTCAGCGGCGACGCGGAGCTGGACGCGATGCGCCGCAGAGTCGGCGAGGTGAGCCACCGCCGCCGCGGTGCGGAGGCCACTGTCGACCTGGTGCTCGACCTGCTGGTGGGGACCGACGGACCCGACGAGATCGCGCGCGGCCACCTGATCGCCCGCTACGAGCGCTCGGTGGCCTCGGCGCGCCACCCGGAGCTACGGGAGGTGCAGCTCCGACTGCGCGCCCAGCTGGACGAGCTGCTGGCCGACGTGCTGCGCCGGTCCGACCGGATGGTGCGGCCGGAGCAACTGCGCAGGCTGGTCGCGGTGGTGGACGGAGCCGTCGTCGCGGCGCTCACCGAAATGGATCCCGAACCGCGCCGGATGGCCCGCGGCGCGCTCCTCGAGGTGATCGACGTAGTCGCACCGGCGACGCCCCAGCAAGTAGATCGGTTCCGGGCACTAGACTGA
- a CDS encoding HIT family protein — protein MASVFSAIIAGQLPGRFVWEDDEFVGFLTIAPVTPGHTLVVPRKEIDQWQDVDADIFARLTGVAQKIGQAVRAAWDAPRAGLLIAGLEVPHLHVHVFPAFTMGNFDISGADPNPSPESLDEAQTKIKQALRDLGHGVNVPG, from the coding sequence ATGGCTTCTGTCTTCAGCGCGATCATCGCCGGTCAGCTCCCGGGCCGATTCGTCTGGGAAGATGACGAATTCGTCGGCTTCCTCACCATCGCCCCGGTCACCCCGGGCCACACCCTCGTGGTGCCGCGCAAGGAAATCGACCAGTGGCAGGACGTCGACGCCGACATCTTCGCCCGGCTGACCGGCGTCGCCCAGAAGATCGGCCAGGCCGTGCGCGCGGCGTGGGACGCGCCGCGCGCCGGTCTGCTGATCGCCGGTCTGGAGGTGCCGCACCTGCACGTCCATGTGTTCCCGGCCTTCACCATGGGCAACTTCGACATCTCCGGCGCCGACCCGAACCCGAGCCCCGAGTCCCTCGACGAGGCCCAGACCAAGATCAAGCAGGCCCTGCGTGACCTCGGCCACGGCGTCAACGTCCCCGGCTGA
- the purD gene encoding phosphoribosylamine--glycine ligase, with amino-acid sequence MRVLVIGSGAREDALVLALRRDPAVSALFAAPGNAGIAQHAQTHVVDPCSAEAVVGLAAELAADLVVIGPEVPLVLGVADAVRAAGIACFGPSAAAARIEGSKAFAKDVMAAAGVRTAHSEVVDNPAELDDALDRFGPTWVVKDDGLAAGKGVVVTADRSAARDHGAELLEQGHPVLLESFLDGPEVSLFCLVDGETVVPLLPAQDHKRVGDGDTGPNTGGMGAYTPLPWLPKAMVTAIVDDVVKPVAAELVRRDSAFSGLLYAGLAIGAAGPAVIEFNCRFGDPETQAVLALLASPLGELLNATATGTLAQVTPPRWRDGAAITVVLAAENYPGRPRLGDAIAGAAEGALDEAATVLHAGTALREDGALISAGGRVLNVVGVGADLADARAHAYGRIAAIKLPGSHYRTDIGLAAVEDRITV; translated from the coding sequence GTGCGTGTACTCGTCATCGGTTCCGGAGCCCGTGAAGATGCCCTCGTCCTGGCGCTGCGCAGGGACCCCGCGGTAAGTGCGCTCTTCGCCGCCCCGGGCAATGCGGGCATCGCCCAGCACGCGCAGACCCATGTGGTCGACCCGTGCTCCGCGGAGGCGGTGGTCGGGCTGGCCGCAGAGCTGGCGGCCGACCTCGTCGTGATCGGACCCGAGGTTCCGCTGGTGCTCGGCGTCGCCGACGCGGTGCGCGCAGCGGGCATCGCCTGTTTCGGTCCATCGGCGGCGGCCGCCAGGATCGAGGGCTCGAAGGCGTTCGCCAAGGATGTGATGGCCGCGGCAGGTGTGCGCACCGCGCACAGCGAGGTCGTGGACAACCCGGCCGAACTCGACGACGCACTCGACCGCTTCGGCCCGACCTGGGTGGTGAAGGACGACGGACTGGCGGCGGGCAAGGGCGTCGTGGTGACCGCGGACCGCTCCGCAGCGCGCGATCACGGCGCCGAACTGCTCGAGCAGGGCCATCCGGTGCTGCTGGAATCGTTCCTGGACGGGCCGGAAGTATCACTGTTCTGCCTGGTCGACGGCGAGACGGTGGTTCCGTTGCTGCCCGCCCAGGACCACAAACGCGTCGGTGACGGCGACACCGGCCCGAACACCGGCGGCATGGGCGCTTACACGCCGCTGCCATGGCTGCCCAAGGCGATGGTCACCGCGATCGTCGACGATGTCGTGAAACCCGTTGCGGCTGAACTGGTTCGGCGTGACAGCGCGTTCTCCGGCCTGCTCTACGCCGGGCTCGCGATCGGCGCGGCGGGTCCCGCCGTCATCGAATTCAATTGCCGCTTCGGCGATCCCGAGACCCAGGCGGTGCTCGCGCTGCTGGCGAGTCCGCTCGGCGAACTGCTGAATGCCACCGCCACGGGCACGCTCGCGCAGGTCACCCCGCCGCGTTGGCGCGACGGTGCCGCGATCACCGTGGTGCTCGCCGCGGAGAACTACCCGGGCCGCCCCCGCCTCGGCGACGCTATCGCCGGGGCGGCGGAAGGCGCGCTCGACGAAGCCGCCACCGTCCTGCACGCCGGAACCGCGTTGCGCGAAGACGGCGCGCTGATCTCCGCGGGCGGCCGGGTGCTCAACGTCGTCGGCGTCGGTGCCGACCTCGCCGATGCTCGCGCACACGCCTATGGCCGCATCGCCGCGATCAAGCTGCCCGGCAGCCACTATCGCACCGATATCGGCCTGGCCGCTGTCGAGGACCGCATCACCGTCTGA